The following are encoded together in the Candidatus Limnocylindrales bacterium genome:
- a CDS encoding sulfite exporter TauE/SafE family protein, whose translation MLLEWYTFLSKFYASVADPITKISDALNIPVLSALLMGVLGTTAPCQLTTNATAIAYVSRRLSNPFQAARTALAYLLGKVLVYSLIGGLVVFFGTQAQALSIPVIIVVKKALGPLMILVGLYMLGVFKPGISLGQGFSRWLKEQAQQQGIWGAFLLGVAFSFAFCPTLFLLFFSVVIPLSLSATGGWVFPAIFALGTTLPLLVFTSIFLFGSELAESYVKKMKNLDKYLRRIAGIIFLLAGFHDTFLYWML comes from the coding sequence ATGTTACTTGAGTGGTACACTTTTCTAAGTAAATTCTATGCTTCGGTTGCCGATCCCATTACAAAAATAAGCGATGCCCTTAATATTCCGGTTCTAAGCGCGTTGCTCATGGGAGTTTTAGGAACTACGGCCCCTTGTCAGTTGACCACCAATGCCACCGCCATTGCCTATGTATCTCGACGACTCTCTAACCCTTTCCAGGCTGCCAGGACTGCTTTGGCCTACCTGTTGGGGAAGGTTCTGGTGTATTCCTTGATTGGGGGCCTGGTGGTCTTCTTTGGGACTCAGGCCCAAGCCCTTTCCATCCCGGTGATCATCGTGGTGAAAAAAGCTCTGGGTCCCCTGATGATCCTGGTTGGATTATATATGCTGGGGGTGTTTAAACCAGGGATATCCCTGGGACAAGGTTTCAGCCGGTGGTTGAAAGAACAAGCTCAACAGCAAGGTATCTGGGGAGCTTTTCTCCTAGGCGTGGCTTTTTCCTTTGCTTTCTGCCCGACCTTATTCCTGTTGTTTTTCAGTGTTGTCATTCCCTTGAGTTTATCCGCTACCGGAGGATGGGTCTTCCCGGCTATCTTTGCGCTGGGCACCACTTTGCCACTCCTGGTCTTCACGTCCATCTTTCTTTTTGGATCCGAGCTGGCTGAATCCTATGTGAAAAAAATGAAAAATCTGGATAAGTACCTGCGTCGAATAGCCGGGATCATTTTCCTGTTGGCGGGATTTCATGATACCTTTCTTTATTGGATGTTATGA
- a CDS encoding TlpA disulfide reductase family protein, with the protein MLKKIIVRIFILILVSGIALLLLISGSWSVIKGPLSEVKVWIQQTTENRQGTTDKRPAGLQVDESQAVEVETLLASAEEDLFVKAGVQKFKEKIEAPDFTLKNLEGQEVSLKEFRGKLVFLNFWATWCGPCRAEKPTIEKLYQEFKDKGLIVLAISVDQGDSAHLVQSYMEEHKLSYQALLDPEQRVAKAYAVRGIPVTYLIDPEGFIIGAAMGARLWDKDEPRKLIAHLLEKPEK; encoded by the coding sequence ATGCTTAAAAAAATCATAGTAAGGATTTTTATCTTGATCCTGGTCAGTGGAATAGCTCTTTTGTTGCTGATCAGTGGTTCCTGGTCAGTTATTAAAGGCCCGTTGTCAGAGGTCAAGGTATGGATACAACAGACAACGGAGAACCGACAAGGGACAACAGACAAAAGACCGGCCGGTCTCCAGGTAGATGAGTCCCAGGCCGTGGAAGTCGAGACGCTCTTAGCTTCAGCCGAAGAAGATCTCTTTGTTAAAGCTGGTGTGCAGAAGTTCAAGGAGAAAATTGAAGCCCCAGACTTTACCCTGAAAAACCTGGAGGGGCAGGAGGTTAGTTTAAAGGAGTTTCGGGGTAAACTGGTATTTTTAAACTTCTGGGCTACCTGGTGCGGCCCGTGCCGCGCTGAGAAACCAACCATTGAAAAACTTTATCAAGAATTTAAGGATAAAGGGTTAATTGTTTTGGCTATTTCCGTCGACCAGGGAGACTCGGCCCACTTAGTTCAATCTTATATGGAGGAGCACAAGCTCAGCTACCAGGCACTTTTGGATCCTGAGCAAAGGGTAGCGAAGGCTTATGCAGTAAGAGGAATTCCTGTCACGTATTTGATTGATCCAGAGGGGTTTATTATCGGGGCAGCTATGGGAGCACGGTTGTGGGATAAGGATGAGCCGAGAAAGCTGATAGCCCATTTGCTTGAAAAACCTGAAAAATAA
- a CDS encoding selenium metabolism-associated LysR family transcriptional regulator → MDIRDLEVFLAVAKYLNFTRAGEEIHLSQPSISVRIHQLEEELGVKLFEQAGKKVLLTEAGHLLVPYARRVVADLENVRQVMKEYQGLEQGSLRIGASTTPGMYLIPRIITQFKGVYPKIDISLSIENTRRVEEGIVKNEFDLGFVGGHLINEEVETIPWLIDEIVLVVPSSHPLALQQQIKLIDLAKERLIFREPGSATRAVIENNFRTRNLQVKAAVELGNPEAVKQAVVSGLGIAFLSKFSVETELKAKVLVIVKVQELSISRELKMVYRKGKHLSRATKAFIEMAKQGQ, encoded by the coding sequence ATGGATATTCGGGATTTGGAAGTTTTTCTGGCAGTGGCCAAATACTTAAACTTTACACGTGCAGGAGAGGAAATCCACCTCAGTCAGCCAAGTATCTCTGTACGTATTCATCAGCTTGAAGAGGAACTGGGCGTGAAACTTTTCGAGCAGGCAGGTAAGAAGGTGTTATTGACGGAGGCCGGACATCTCCTGGTACCCTATGCCCGACGGGTTGTAGCGGACCTGGAGAATGTCCGGCAGGTGATGAAAGAGTATCAGGGTTTGGAACAAGGATCGTTGAGAATCGGAGCCAGTACAACCCCGGGTATGTATTTGATCCCCAGGATTATTACCCAATTTAAAGGGGTCTATCCAAAAATTGATATCTCCCTTAGCATTGAAAATACGCGTCGGGTCGAAGAAGGTATCGTAAAAAACGAATTTGATTTAGGTTTTGTGGGCGGTCATCTGATTAACGAGGAAGTCGAAACTATCCCCTGGCTCATAGATGAAATTGTACTGGTTGTTCCATCCAGCCACCCCCTGGCATTACAGCAGCAGATAAAACTTATCGATTTGGCAAAGGAACGTCTGATTTTCCGGGAACCAGGTTCCGCTACCCGGGCCGTGATAGAGAATAATTTCCGTACCAGGAACCTTCAAGTCAAGGCAGCCGTTGAATTGGGAAACCCCGAAGCGGTGAAGCAGGCTGTTGTGAGTGGACTCGGTATTGCTTTTCTTTCGAAGTTCTCAGTCGAAACAGAACTCAAAGCAAAAGTTTTGGTGATCGTAAAAGTTCAGGAACTCTCTATCTCGCGAGAGTTGAAAATGGTTTACCGCAAAGGTAAACACCTGAGCCGGGCTACAAAAGCTTTCATTGAAATGGCAAAACAGGGGCAGTGA
- a CDS encoding sterol desaturase family protein, whose protein sequence is MDTLVLNHEMIIRLSFFLGVFALMATWEAVTPRRTLTISKITRWINNLSIAFLNTLTLRLLLPMGVLGMAIWAHEQRWGFLNYWKVPYGLAVLGSVVVLDLVVYLQHVLFHAVPVLWRLHRVHHTDLDFDVTTGIRFHPVEMVLSTGIKLVAVSVLGSPVLAVVIFEVLLNIMALFNHSNVQIPFYIDRILRVFVVTPDMHRVHHSVLRHERNRNFGFNLSWWDYLFGTYWDQPSEGHEKMTLGLPEFRNAGYLTLPWMLALPFVSKSGECVLGR, encoded by the coding sequence ATGGACACGTTGGTTCTAAACCATGAAATGATCATTCGGCTTAGCTTCTTTTTGGGCGTCTTTGCCCTTATGGCTACCTGGGAAGCCGTAACACCACGCCGCACTCTAACAATATCTAAAATTACCCGATGGATAAATAACCTGAGCATTGCCTTTCTCAATACCTTGACTTTACGATTGTTGCTTCCCATGGGAGTGCTGGGTATGGCTATTTGGGCCCATGAACAAAGATGGGGCTTTTTGAACTATTGGAAGGTACCCTACGGGCTGGCGGTCCTGGGTAGTGTAGTGGTGCTGGATTTGGTCGTTTATCTTCAACATGTTCTCTTTCATGCCGTTCCAGTATTATGGCGGTTGCATAGGGTTCATCATACCGATTTAGATTTTGATGTAACAACCGGAATTCGCTTCCATCCTGTTGAGATGGTTCTTTCCACAGGTATTAAGCTGGTGGCAGTATCGGTACTTGGTTCTCCTGTTTTGGCTGTGGTCATCTTTGAGGTATTACTCAACATCATGGCTCTGTTTAATCACAGCAACGTTCAAATACCCTTCTATATAGATCGAATTCTACGGGTTTTTGTGGTTACCCCGGATATGCACCGGGTCCATCATTCCGTGTTACGGCATGAAAGAAACAGAAACTTTGGCTTTAACTTGTCCTGGTGGGATTATTTGTTCGGTACCTATTGGGATCAGCCCAGTGAAGGCCATGAAAAAATGACTCTTGGATTACCCGAATTTCGAAATGCCGGGTACTTAACTTTACCCTGGATGCTGGCCCTACCTTTCGTCAGTAAGTCTGGCGAATGTGTTCTGGGTCGCTAA
- a CDS encoding heavy metal-responsive transcriptional regulator, with the protein MEKLLYIGQVAKNTGISPKTLRYYEELGLLPQPIRTESGYRIYDPDIQERLVFIKKAQRLGLTLSEIKQILDIYHRGQTPCSHIQKMIRQKISEIDIQIKDLLTLQQDLRDLLYRWECSDERTSERETICPQIQRYSPVPGREQTQTVNNLKKKGGKSHEG; encoded by the coding sequence ATGGAGAAACTACTTTATATTGGACAAGTAGCTAAAAACACAGGAATTTCACCAAAAACGCTTCGGTACTATGAAGAACTGGGACTTCTTCCTCAGCCGATACGAACGGAGTCCGGATACCGGATTTACGACCCGGATATCCAGGAGCGGTTAGTTTTTATTAAAAAGGCTCAAAGACTGGGATTAACACTTTCGGAGATCAAACAGATTCTGGACATTTATCATAGAGGACAAACCCCTTGTTCCCATATTCAAAAGATGATCCGTCAGAAAATCTCTGAAATTGATATTCAGATCAAAGATCTGCTGACGCTCCAACAGGATCTCCGAGACCTTCTATATCGGTGGGAATGTTCAGACGAGAGGACTTCTGAAAGAGAAACTATCTGTCCCCAGATCCAGAGGTATTCCCCGGTTCCTGGTCGTGAACAAACCCAAACGGTGAATAATCTAAAAAAGAAAGGAGGGAAATCCCATGAAGGCTAA
- a CDS encoding efflux RND transporter periplasmic adaptor subunit — translation MSKKIDKSRLFYLLLFIVLIGFLIGYSESQRTSTSRVTDPQGSVTESLSVTEKNGDNHLDKHNPSEETRPDHHHENSDACGAGNTRAIQLSQQAMTSLGIQVAEVDIRTLVKVVEVPGIIKLPPQRMTGVSPRISGRVEEILVKPGDKVEVGQKLATLRSLEIENLHVELTEATHRLKALEASLTLRREVLQRAIGNELERNRIELINASNKVKLAKQSMERAKSLSDKILPAKEIQQRESEYLMALGELEGVKKKLRLLGLSDKEIDRLNSKADGKSAIDSLSLSPKELIKKFTPLESNEALNELLNQEAEYRSLQVEIEGKKQRLEVLGHPPHPGHPTKDEAMVDLTSPLSGTVTSVDATLGIIAEPGKVLFQIVDPSVVYVEGDVPVENVALFRQGQEVRVRVASYPDEVFQGKVNYISDVADPVKRTIHILAEVPNPDRKLKPEIFATLTVVVEKAVEALAVPKESLLTEGVERYVFVKNGTTLVKQSVVTGISDDQYVEIKDGLFPGDVIVTKGAYELGLASTPKAVPVGTDGHAHTH, via the coding sequence ATGAGCAAAAAAATAGATAAATCTAGACTTTTTTATCTCTTGTTATTCATAGTCCTGATAGGGTTTTTGATAGGTTACTCTGAATCTCAAAGAACTTCCACGAGTAGAGTGACTGACCCTCAAGGTTCCGTAACGGAATCCCTATCGGTTACAGAAAAAAATGGGGATAACCATCTGGATAAGCATAATCCTTCAGAGGAAACCCGGCCAGATCACCATCATGAAAATTCGGATGCCTGTGGTGCCGGGAATACCCGGGCAATTCAATTGAGCCAGCAGGCCATGACCAGCCTGGGAATTCAAGTTGCAGAGGTCGATATCCGAACCCTTGTAAAAGTGGTCGAGGTACCTGGAATTATCAAACTTCCTCCTCAGCGTATGACTGGAGTGAGCCCTCGGATTTCAGGCCGGGTAGAAGAAATTCTGGTCAAGCCGGGAGATAAAGTGGAAGTGGGACAAAAACTGGCTACGCTTCGAAGCCTGGAAATTGAAAACCTCCATGTAGAATTGACCGAGGCTACTCATCGGCTCAAGGCTTTGGAAGCATCTCTGACCCTCCGCCGGGAGGTACTTCAGCGGGCCATTGGAAACGAACTGGAGCGAAATCGGATTGAGTTGATCAATGCCAGCAACAAAGTCAAACTGGCTAAACAGAGCATGGAGCGGGCTAAAAGTCTTTCTGATAAGATTCTTCCGGCCAAGGAAATTCAACAGCGAGAGTCAGAATACCTGATGGCCTTAGGAGAGTTAGAAGGCGTGAAGAAGAAGTTAAGGCTCTTAGGACTCTCAGATAAAGAGATTGACCGATTGAACTCAAAGGCCGATGGCAAATCGGCGATAGACAGTCTTTCCCTTTCTCCAAAGGAGCTTATTAAGAAGTTCACCCCCCTGGAGAGTAATGAAGCTCTCAATGAACTCCTTAATCAGGAGGCCGAATATCGGAGTCTTCAGGTAGAAATAGAAGGAAAGAAACAGCGGCTTGAGGTTTTAGGCCATCCTCCCCATCCGGGTCATCCGACCAAAGATGAAGCTATGGTTGATTTAACCTCTCCTTTAAGCGGAACTGTAACCAGCGTGGACGCAACATTAGGGATCATTGCAGAGCCCGGGAAAGTTCTCTTCCAGATTGTAGATCCTTCGGTGGTTTATGTGGAAGGAGATGTTCCGGTGGAAAATGTAGCTCTTTTCAGGCAAGGTCAGGAAGTAAGGGTTCGGGTAGCCAGTTATCCGGATGAGGTTTTTCAAGGTAAAGTCAATTATATATCGGATGTAGCCGATCCGGTAAAACGGACGATCCATATCCTGGCCGAGGTTCCCAATCCAGATCGGAAACTAAAACCAGAGATTTTTGCAACCCTTACGGTAGTTGTAGAGAAAGCCGTGGAAGCCCTGGCCGTGCCGAAAGAGTCTCTCCTCACCGAAGGGGTTGAGCGATACGTATTTGTCAAAAATGGTACGACTCTGGTTAAACAGAGTGTTGTAACCGGAATCAGCGATGATCAATATGTAGAGATCAAAGATGGGCTTTTCCCGGGCGATGTTATTGTTACCAAAGGAGCTTATGAGCTTGGCCTGGCGAGTACTCCCAAAGCAGTTCCTGTTGGAACGGATGGGCATGCACACACTCATTGA